A single region of the Sphingobium sp. EP60837 genome encodes:
- the recF gene encoding DNA replication/repair protein RecF (All proteins in this family for which functions are known are DNA-binding proteins that assist the filamentation of RecA onto DNA for the initiation of recombination or recombinational repair.) produces MIGRLTLSDFRNHADALILPDHAFIVLTGENGAGKTNILEAVSMLAPGRGLRGAALRDMARQGGPGSFGIAAEVDGVVLGTGTSPQAPDRRQVRIGGVAASANALADHMAIVWLTPAMDRLFMDSPGGRRRFLDRLTLALHPAHAVHAARYEAAMRARNRLLNDLPSADPAWLTALETQMEEHGAALSIARTDLVARLGTELADQPDEPFARPLLAIEGEDGGDGPMAMRLARERRRDAAAGRTLSGPHRQDLAVTHAAKGQAAALCSTGEQKALLLSILLAHAALVAAHRGQPPVLLLDEVAAHLDPSRRAALFDRLRATGGQVWMTGTEASLFNDLGSATRLTVTAGQLFRSAG; encoded by the coding sequence ATGATCGGCCGCCTGACCTTGAGCGATTTCCGCAACCATGCGGATGCGCTGATCCTTCCCGATCATGCTTTCATCGTGCTGACCGGCGAAAATGGCGCGGGGAAGACCAATATATTGGAAGCGGTGTCGATGCTGGCGCCGGGCCGGGGGCTGCGGGGCGCGGCGCTTCGCGACATGGCGCGGCAGGGTGGTCCGGGCAGCTTCGGCATCGCGGCGGAGGTAGATGGGGTGGTGTTGGGCACCGGCACAAGCCCGCAAGCGCCGGATCGGCGTCAGGTGCGGATCGGGGGCGTGGCGGCCTCGGCCAATGCACTGGCGGACCATATGGCGATCGTGTGGCTAACCCCGGCGATGGACCGGCTTTTCATGGACAGTCCGGGCGGACGACGGCGTTTTCTCGACCGGCTGACGCTGGCGCTGCATCCGGCGCATGCAGTGCATGCCGCCCGTTATGAGGCGGCGATGCGCGCGCGCAACCGGCTGTTGAATGACCTTCCCAGCGCTGACCCGGCCTGGCTAACGGCGCTCGAGACGCAGATGGAGGAACATGGCGCTGCGCTGTCGATCGCGCGGACTGATCTGGTTGCGCGGCTGGGGACGGAGCTGGCTGATCAGCCGGACGAACCCTTCGCCCGGCCATTGCTGGCGATCGAAGGGGAGGACGGCGGGGATGGGCCGATGGCCATGCGGCTGGCGCGGGAGCGGCGGCGGGATGCTGCGGCAGGTCGCACATTGTCCGGACCGCACCGGCAGGACCTGGCCGTTACTCATGCCGCCAAGGGGCAAGCGGCGGCGCTCTGTTCGACCGGGGAGCAGAAGGCGTTGTTGCTCTCCATCCTGCTTGCCCATGCTGCGCTGGTCGCGGCGCATAGGGGCCAACCGCCCGTGCTGCTGCTCGACGAAGTGGCGGCGCATCTCGACCCATCGCGACGGGCCGCATTGTTCGACCGGCTGCGGGCTACCGGCGGTCAAGTCTGGATGACCGGGACGGAGGCGAGCCTTTTCAATGACTTAGGTAGCGCGACGCGGCTAACGGTAACGGCGGGTCAGCTTTTTCGTTCCGCAGGTTAA
- a CDS encoding CHAP domain-containing protein yields MIGAFRAFIATAMLALGALIVTPAAAGVLQCAPYARQVSGVELYGNANTWWGQAEGRYERGHQPREGAVLAFAASRSMPVGHVAMVSKVVSDREVLLTHANWSYRGGIERNVRAIDVSPNNDWTDVRVWYGPIGGLGLRSNPAKGFIYPAQANEAAPIQIAMADRMIGGAATAHGAF; encoded by the coding sequence ATGATCGGTGCTTTTCGCGCATTTATCGCGACTGCCATGCTTGCGCTTGGCGCTCTGATCGTGACCCCTGCGGCTGCTGGCGTTCTGCAGTGCGCGCCTTATGCCCGTCAGGTTTCCGGCGTCGAACTTTATGGCAACGCCAACACATGGTGGGGTCAAGCCGAGGGCCGCTATGAGCGTGGCCATCAGCCTCGGGAGGGCGCTGTGCTGGCTTTCGCTGCGAGCCGCTCCATGCCGGTTGGCCATGTCGCGATGGTCAGCAAGGTGGTCAGCGATCGTGAAGTTCTGCTGACTCATGCCAATTGGTCCTATCGTGGCGGCATCGAGCGCAACGTGCGCGCCATCGACGTGTCGCCGAACAATGACTGGACCGATGTTCGCGTATGGTATGGCCCCATCGGCGGCCTGGGCCTGCGCTCCAATCCCGCGAAGGGCTTCATCTATCCGGCGCAGGCGAACGAAGCTGCGCCCATCCAGATCGCCATGGCCGATCGCATGATCGGCGGCGCTGCCACGGCGCACGGTGCTTTCTGA
- a CDS encoding CHAP domain-containing protein, which produces MFRFIRGAAWLLAGMIATPVFGATALQCVPYARIVSGVNIRGDALTWWDQAEDRYARGHVPRRGAVLAFRPYGPMTLGHVAVVSKVLDDRRVLIRHANWSVPGAIEEDVLAIDVSDAGDWSEVRVWHSPTGQMGARTNPTFGFIYSDKARLHPFEADPALGASVRFAKVDQDMSGQEKVAPKADAPVEAPSRLAGLGRSLRKAVHEPRLDTDMRTMQFADATPSGRSLRDIIADVKRDARLR; this is translated from the coding sequence ATGTTTCGATTTATTCGCGGAGCCGCATGGCTGCTGGCTGGCATGATCGCCACGCCGGTGTTCGGTGCGACCGCTTTGCAGTGCGTGCCCTATGCGCGGATCGTGTCCGGCGTGAATATCCGGGGCGATGCGCTGACATGGTGGGATCAGGCAGAGGACCGCTATGCGCGCGGACATGTGCCGCGCAGGGGCGCGGTGCTGGCCTTTCGTCCCTATGGGCCGATGACGCTGGGCCATGTCGCCGTCGTCAGTAAGGTGCTGGATGATCGCCGCGTGCTGATCCGCCACGCCAATTGGTCAGTGCCTGGCGCGATCGAGGAAGATGTGCTGGCGATCGACGTGTCCGACGCTGGCGATTGGAGCGAAGTGCGCGTGTGGCACAGCCCGACCGGGCAAATGGGCGCACGGACCAATCCGACCTTTGGGTTCATCTATTCCGACAAGGCTCGGCTGCACCCGTTCGAGGCTGATCCGGCCCTGGGCGCCAGCGTTCGCTTTGCGAAGGTTGATCAGGACATGTCGGGTCAGGAGAAGGTTGCGCCCAAGGCTGATGCGCCGGTCGAGGCGCCATCGCGCCTAGCCGGTCTGGGCCGATCGCTGCGCAAGGCGGTGCATGAGCCGCGATTGGATACCGACATGCGCACGATGCAATTTGCTGACGCGACGCCTTCGGGCCGGTCGCTGCGGGACATTATCGCGGATGTGAAGCGGGACGCCCGGCTGCGGTAA
- a CDS encoding DUF3297 family protein translates to MSDTPPDRLSTNPRSPYFDMDLLQRGVGIRFKDRVRTDVEEYCISEGWVRVAAGKTRDRNGQPLTIKLSGPVEAWFERAAEGEEKAADAE, encoded by the coding sequence ATGAGCGACACGCCTCCCGACCGCCTCTCCACCAACCCGCGCAGCCCCTATTTCGACATGGACCTGCTGCAGCGCGGCGTAGGCATCCGGTTCAAGGACCGGGTCCGCACCGATGTGGAAGAATATTGCATCTCCGAAGGCTGGGTCCGCGTCGCCGCCGGCAAGACCCGCGATCGCAACGGCCAGCCGCTGACGATCAAGCTGTCCGGCCCCGTCGAAGCCTGGTTCGAGCGCGCGGCCGAGGGCGAGGAAAAGGCTGCGGACGCCGAATAA
- a CDS encoding S1 family peptidase, which yields MARRSLGCLSLMLGGILALAWIGEVTRPPPLQIESFDPRSPRRPMPQWSDEAFVIEDRPGDPADSMGTAFAVDRDGAWLTAEHVTHDCARIGIDEGGVARAVSRVMASREADAALVRDGVPSDHALPLSDRMPAPGSLGFHMGFPAGRPTLVVSELIGPASARRGRTQEAQPVLAWAEAARLPESDDTLSGISGGPVFAEDGHVVGVNSAATDRRGRILTTAPDAMIRLVHASRAVNDQPVAYPFAGLADAEMRFASWLEQGVIRRIFCDVDDRPRLTAASPKR from the coding sequence GTGGCGCGGCGAAGCCTTGGCTGCCTCTCGCTGATGCTGGGCGGCATATTGGCGCTCGCCTGGATCGGCGAGGTGACACGCCCGCCGCCGTTGCAGATCGAAAGCTTCGATCCACGCTCCCCCCGCCGCCCGATGCCGCAATGGAGCGATGAGGCTTTCGTGATCGAGGACCGGCCCGGCGATCCTGCCGACAGCATGGGCACCGCTTTCGCCGTGGACCGCGACGGCGCCTGGCTTACGGCTGAACATGTCACGCATGACTGCGCCCGCATCGGCATAGACGAAGGCGGCGTCGCCCGCGCGGTCTCCCGCGTGATGGCCAGCCGAGAGGCCGACGCCGCGCTCGTCCGCGACGGCGTGCCGAGCGACCACGCCCTGCCGCTCTCCGACCGCATGCCCGCGCCCGGATCGCTTGGTTTCCACATGGGCTTTCCCGCAGGCCGCCCCACCCTGGTCGTGTCGGAGCTGATCGGCCCCGCCAGCGCCCGGCGCGGCCGTACCCAAGAAGCTCAGCCGGTCCTCGCCTGGGCGGAGGCCGCGCGCCTGCCCGAAAGCGATGACACCTTGTCGGGCATAAGCGGCGGCCCCGTCTTCGCCGAGGATGGCCATGTCGTCGGCGTCAACAGCGCGGCCACCGACCGGCGCGGCCGCATCCTTACCACTGCGCCCGACGCCATGATCCGGCTGGTGCATGCCAGCCGCGCGGTTAACGACCAGCCTGTCGCCTATCCGTTCGCCGGCCTTGCCGATGCGGAGATGCGTTTCGCCTCCTGGCTGGAACAGGGCGTGATCCGCCGCATCTTCTGCGATGTGGATGACAGGCCCCGGTTGACGGCGGCGAGTCCGAAGCGCTAG
- a CDS encoding DUF350 domain-containing protein, with product MTDPMPVIQSLLSGLPIFLLHLACATLAWLAALALYMWITPHDEFALIRAGNEAAAISLGGAAIGLAIPLALCLAGSVNVWDVIIWGSVTLILQLIAFRFVDFLLGSLSARIEANERSAAIFLAMMKAAIACLTAAAVAG from the coding sequence ATGACTGATCCCATGCCCGTTATCCAGAGCCTGCTGTCGGGGCTCCCCATTTTCCTGCTGCACCTTGCTTGCGCGACGCTTGCCTGGCTTGCGGCGCTGGCGCTGTATATGTGGATTACGCCCCATGACGAATTCGCTCTGATCCGCGCCGGTAACGAGGCCGCGGCGATCTCGCTCGGCGGCGCGGCGATCGGCCTCGCCATCCCCCTGGCGCTTTGCCTCGCCGGATCGGTCAACGTCTGGGACGTCATAATCTGGGGCAGCGTCACGCTGATATTGCAGCTCATCGCCTTCCGCTTCGTCGATTTCCTGCTGGGCTCGCTCTCTGCCCGGATCGAGGCGAATGAGCGGTCCGCCGCCATTTTCCTCGCCATGATGAAAGCCGCGATCGCCTGCCTGACGGCGGCGGCCGTGGCGGGTTAG